From a region of the Eretmochelys imbricata isolate rEreImb1 chromosome 6, rEreImb1.hap1, whole genome shotgun sequence genome:
- the RAG2 gene encoding V(D)J recombination-activating protein 2, with amino-acid sequence MMQSPDIMSLQMISAINNSSLIQPGFSLLNFDGQVFFFGQKGWPKRSCPTGVFLLDLKKNELKLKPAFFSKDSCYLPPLRYPAVCAVRGRTESEKCQYVIHGGKTPNNELSDKIYVMGIVCKPSKKITFKCTEKELVGDVPEARYGHTINTVHSRGKSMSVIFGGRSYIPLGQRTTEKWNSVVDCMPHVFLVDFEFGCCTSYILPELQDGLSFHVSIARNDTIYILGGHSLENNIRPPNLYRLKIDLPLGSPAVSCTILPGGISVSSALVTQTGDKEFVMVGGYQCDNQKRMFCNTITLEDNNIEIVERETPDWTPDIKHCKIWFGSDMGNGAILLGIPGDNRQLISDANYFYILRCGGARDEEEEAAQTCSQTSTEDPGDSTPFEDSEEFCFSAEANSFDDDDIDTYNEDDEEDESETGYWITCSANCDIDINTWVPFYSTELNKPAMIYCSNGDGHWVHAQCMDLSEGMLIRLSEANIKYFCNEHVDLARGLQTPKKVLPVKKQPMKPLRRKTSMKIATPVKKSFLRRLFE; translated from the coding sequence ATGATGCAATCACCAGACATAATGTCCCTGCAAATGATATCAGCCATTAATAATTCATCCTTGATTCAGCCAGGCTTTTCTCTGCTGAATTTTGATGGGCAAGTTTTCTTTTTTGGACAGAAAGGCTGGCCAAAGAGATCTTGCCCCACTGGAGTTTTTCTccttgacttaaaaaaaaatgagctCAAATTGAAGCCTGCATTTTTCTCTAAGGATTCCTGCTATCTTCCCCCTCTCCGTTACCCTGCTGTATGCGCTGTCAGGGGCAGAACAGAGTCTGAGAAATGCCAGTATGTCATCCATGGTGGGAAAACGCCAAACAATGAACTATCTGATAAGATTTATGTTATGGGTATAGTATGCAAGCCTAGCAAGAAAATCACCTTTAAATGCACTGAGAAAGAGTTAGTTGGGGATGTTCCTGAAGCCAGATATGGTCATACCATTAACACAGTTCATAGCCGAGGTAAAAGCATGAGTGTTATATTTGGGGGAAGGTCATATATCCCTCTTGGACAGAGAACCACAGAAAAATGGAATAGTGTAGTAGACTGTATGCCCCATGTGTTTTTGGTTGATTTTGAGTTTGGATGCTGTACCTCATACATCCTTCCAGAGCTTCAGGATGGACTTTCTTTCCATGTCTCCATTGCCAGAAATGATACCATCTACATCCTAGGGGGTCATTCTCTTGAAAATAACATCAGACCCCCCAACTTATACAGACTAAAAATTGACCTGCCACTAGGCAGCCCAGCTGTGAGCTGCACCATCTTGCCTGGGGGGATCTCTGTCTCCAGTGCTCTTGTGACTCAGACTGGCGATAAAGAGTTTGTCATGGTTGGGGGCTACCAGTGTGACAACCAGAAGAGGATGTTTTGTAATACAATCACTTTAGAAGATAACAACATAGAGATTGTGGAAAGGGAGACCCCAGATTGGACACCAGATATTAAACACTGCAAGATATGGTTTGGTAGTGATATGGGTAATGGGGCCATATTGCTTGGTATACCGGGGGACAACAGGCAGCTAATTTCAGATGCAAACTACTTTTACATTTTGAGATGTGGAGGAGCaagagatgaggaggaggaggctgcacaAACTTGCAGTCAGACATCTACAGAAGACCCAGGGGACTCCACTCCATTTGAAGATTCAGAGGAGTTCTGTTTTAGTGCCGAAGCCAATagttttgatgatgatgatattgacACCTATAATGAAGATGATGAAGAAGATGAATCAGAAACAGGCTACTGGATCACCTGCTCTGCCAACTGTGACATTGACATCAACACTTGGGTCCCTTTCTATTCGACTGAACTCAACAAGCCAGCTATGATCTACTGTTCCAATGGAGATGGCCATTGGGTCCATGCTCAGTGTATGGACCTATCTGAGGGCATGCTCATACGTCTTTCAGAGGCAAATATCAAGTACTTCTGCAATGAGCATGTTGATCTTGCTAGAGGGCTGCAAACCCCAAAGAAGGTTCTGCCTGTGAAAAAACAACCTATGAAACCATTGCGCAGAAAAACATCCATGAAGATAGCAACTCCAGTGAAAAAATCTTTTCTTCGGAGGTTATTTGAGTAG